A genomic region of Nymphaea colorata isolate Beijing-Zhang1983 chromosome 2, ASM883128v2, whole genome shotgun sequence contains the following coding sequences:
- the LOC116248360 gene encoding gibberellin-regulated protein 14-like, with product MALSNGVAPLWILVFLLPLLQMAVGFTTTFPPSPPNGIAPPVVVPSPVTTKPPPSGSSAPVTAPPVPFPTPVIVLPPPVATPPPASIPPPASKPVGQPPPSMPSPPSTTPKRPPPPPFTSPPPVSTPPPASVPPPVKKPPPVTPPSLDCDGACKARCSLSSRPNLCIRACGTCCYRCKCVPSGTAGHYEECPCYANQKTRNNKPKCP from the exons ATGGCTCTCTCAAATGGCGTCGCGCCATTGTGGATTCtcgtcttcctccttcctcttcttcaaatG GCGGTTGGCTTCACTACGACCTTCCCGCCTTCTCCGCCGAACGGCATCGCTCCACCGGTGGTCGTTCCTTCCCCGGTGACCACCAAACCCCCGCCGTCGGGTTCGTCTGCCCCCGTGACAGCTCCTCCAGTGCCTTTCCCTACGCCGGTTATAGTACTCCCTCCACCAGTGGCCACGCCTCCGCCCGCATCGATCCCCCCACCAGCCAGTAAGCCAGTAGGCCAGCCTCCGCCATCCATGCCGTCTCCCCCGTCAACCACTCCCAAGcgaccgccgccgccgccgtttACCAGTCCTCCACCAGTGAGCACGCCGCCGCCAGCAAGCGTTCCCCCACCCGTGAAAAAACCTCCTCCGGTGACTCCTCCGTCGTTAG ACTGTGATGGAGCGTGCAAGGCAAGATGCAGCCTGTCGTCGAGGCCGAACCTCTGCATCAGAGCTTGCGGCACCTGCTGCTATCGGTGCAAGTGCGTCCCCTCCGGCACCGCCGGCCACTACGAGGAATGTCCCTGCTACGCCAACCAGAAGACTCGCAACAACAAGCCCAAATGCCCCTAG